A single region of the Paenibacillus sp. genome encodes:
- a CDS encoding cation diffusion facilitator family transporter, with protein sequence MTSDTREPRRDSADHDHESCAGDHRAHDHEGHDRGGQGHHHGHHHHHGHHHHGHHHHGHHHHHGGEGNRRGLAIALSITTGIMLLEFFGGLATNSLALLSDSGHMLSDAGALGLSLFALWLSAKPSTPKRTFGFHRFEILAAFFNSVTLFVIAVFILWEAFERWQEPPVVASGTMMLIAGIGLAANLASAWALLRQGDVKDNVNLRSAYLHVLGDALGSVGAIAAGLLMYAFGWYWADPVISALVAVLILRGAWGVLQHTVHILMEGTPASVNIELIRQRLASIEGVVNVHDLHVWTITSGLDSLSCHLLIEDDRDSQVVLQQALRLLEESFGIGHATVQVEKSRLSHAELKV encoded by the coding sequence ATGACATCCGATACGAGGGAGCCTCGCCGGGACTCGGCCGATCATGACCATGAATCGTGCGCCGGCGATCACCGCGCCCATGACCATGAGGGCCATGACCGCGGCGGCCAAGGGCATCACCATGGGCATCACCACCATCATGGGCACCACCATCATGGGCACCACCACCATGGCCATCATCACCACCACGGCGGGGAAGGCAATCGCCGCGGACTCGCGATCGCGCTGTCGATCACGACCGGGATCATGCTGCTCGAGTTTTTCGGCGGGCTGGCGACGAACTCTCTGGCGCTGCTTTCCGACTCCGGCCATATGCTGAGCGACGCCGGCGCGCTCGGGCTCAGCCTGTTCGCGCTGTGGCTGTCCGCGAAGCCGTCGACGCCGAAGCGGACGTTCGGGTTCCACCGCTTCGAAATTTTGGCCGCCTTCTTCAACAGCGTCACCCTCTTCGTCATCGCCGTCTTTATTTTATGGGAGGCGTTCGAGCGTTGGCAGGAGCCGCCGGTCGTCGCCAGCGGGACGATGATGCTGATCGCGGGCATCGGGCTTGCGGCCAACCTCGCCAGCGCATGGGCGCTCCTGCGCCAAGGGGACGTCAAGGACAACGTCAACCTGCGCAGCGCGTACCTCCATGTATTGGGCGACGCGCTCGGGTCCGTCGGGGCCATCGCCGCGGGGCTGCTCATGTACGCCTTCGGCTGGTATTGGGCGGATCCCGTCATCAGCGCGCTCGTCGCGGTGCTCATTTTGCGGGGCGCTTGGGGCGTGCTGCAGCATACCGTGCACATCTTGATGGAGGGGACGCCGGCTTCCGTCAACATCGAATTGATCCGGCAGCGGCTTGCGAGCATCGAGGGCGTCGTGAACGTGCACGACCTCCACGTGTGGACGATCACGTCGGGGCTCGATTCGCTGAGCTGCCACTTGTTGATCGAGGACGATCGGGACAGCCAAGTCGTTCTCCAGCAGGCGCTTCGCCTGCTCGAAGAATCGTTCGGGATCGGCCACGCCACCGTCCAAGTCGAGAAATCGCGGCTTTCGCATGCGGAATTGAAAGTGTAA
- a CDS encoding metalloregulator ArsR/SmtB family transcription factor, producing the protein MHERNEAVLLDEETAHETARAFKALADPTRIKILYLLSRGERAVGQIAEALGMSQSAVSHQLAVLRNLRLVKHRREGQALYYSTDDDHVIRLLEQTIAHTMHR; encoded by the coding sequence ATGCATGAACGGAACGAAGCCGTTCTTCTCGACGAGGAGACGGCGCACGAAACGGCACGCGCGTTCAAGGCGCTGGCCGATCCGACGCGGATCAAAATTTTGTATCTCCTCTCGCGGGGGGAGAGGGCCGTCGGGCAAATCGCCGAAGCGCTCGGCATGTCGCAGTCGGCCGTCTCGCATCAGCTGGCGGTGCTGCGCAATTTGCGGCTGGTGAAGCACCGGCGCGAAGGGCAAGCGTTATATTATTCCACGGACGACGATCATGTGATTCGGCTGCTGGAGCAAACGATCGCCCATACCATGCATCGATAG
- a CDS encoding alpha-glucosidase/alpha-galactosidase encodes MTKITFLGAGSTVFAKNVLGDVMLTPALQGFELALFDIDMGRLKDSEMMLNNLKRTTGSACVVKAYTDRKEALRGAKYVVNAIQVGGYDPCTITDFEVPKKYGLRQTIADTVGIGGIFRNLRTIPVMLDFAKDIQEVCPDAWFLNYTNPMAVLTNVMITHGGVKTVGLCHSVQACIPHLFDNLGMDKEGVQAKIAGINHMAWLLEVTRDGVDLYPEIKRRAIEKQKEKHNDMVRLEMMLKFGYYITESSEHNAEYHPYFIKRNYPELIERFNIPLDEYPRRCVNQIERWAKMRDELVNNADLTHKRSHEYASYIFEAMETNVPFKIGGNVMNTGLITNLPREACVEVPCLVDRSGVTPTYVGDLPPQCAALNRTNINTQLLTIEAAITRKKEHIYHAAMLDPHTAAELSMDDIVAMCDDLIEAHGDWLPNYH; translated from the coding sequence ATGACGAAAATTACGTTCTTGGGAGCAGGGAGCACCGTATTCGCGAAAAACGTGCTGGGCGACGTCATGCTGACGCCGGCGCTGCAGGGCTTCGAGCTGGCGCTGTTCGACATCGACATGGGGCGCCTTAAGGACTCGGAAATGATGCTGAACAACTTGAAGCGCACGACCGGCAGCGCCTGCGTCGTGAAGGCGTACACGGACCGGAAGGAAGCGCTGCGCGGCGCGAAGTATGTCGTGAACGCGATCCAGGTCGGCGGATACGATCCTTGCACGATCACCGACTTCGAGGTGCCGAAGAAGTACGGCCTGCGCCAGACGATCGCGGACACCGTCGGCATCGGCGGCATTTTCCGGAACTTAAGGACGATCCCGGTCATGCTCGACTTCGCGAAAGACATTCAGGAGGTGTGCCCGGACGCGTGGTTCCTCAACTACACGAACCCGATGGCCGTGCTGACGAACGTCATGATCACTCACGGCGGCGTGAAAACGGTAGGCCTCTGCCACAGCGTGCAGGCGTGCATCCCGCACTTGTTCGACAATCTCGGCATGGACAAGGAAGGCGTGCAGGCGAAAATCGCGGGCATCAACCATATGGCGTGGCTGCTCGAAGTGACGCGGGACGGCGTAGATTTGTATCCGGAAATCAAGCGCCGCGCGATCGAGAAGCAGAAGGAAAAGCACAACGACATGGTGCGACTCGAAATGATGCTGAAGTTCGGCTACTACATCACGGAATCGTCGGAGCATAACGCGGAATATCATCCGTACTTCATCAAACGGAACTATCCGGAGCTGATCGAGAGGTTCAACATTCCGCTCGACGAATACCCGCGCCGCTGCGTCAATCAGATCGAGCGTTGGGCGAAAATGCGCGACGAGCTCGTCAACAACGCGGACTTGACGCACAAGCGCTCGCACGAGTACGCGTCGTATATATTCGAAGCGATGGAGACGAACGTGCCGTTCAAAATCGGCGGCAACGTCATGAACACGGGGCTGATCACGAACCTGCCCCGCGAAGCGTGCGTCGAGGTGCCGTGCCTCGTCGACCGGAGCGGCGTGACGCCGACGTACGTGGGCGATCTGCCGCCGCAGTGCGCCGCGCTTAACCGGACGAACATCAATACGCAGCTGCTCACGATCGAGGCGGCGATCACGCGGAAGAAGGAGCATATTTACCACGCCGCCATGCTCGATCCGCACACGGCCGCCGAGCTGTCGATGGACGACATCGTGGCGATGTGCGACGATTTGATCGAAGCGCACGGCGATTGGCTGCCGAATTATCATTAA
- a CDS encoding AraC family transcriptional regulator yields MIPEHYSYESYINPGRGKSEITVLFSGDGRPVGGHKIGPAVHKYFLLHTVRSGSGYFEQAGKRYKCSTGDTFVIFPGELFSYEADAEQPWHYVWAAFRGHLAAATLQQLGITPDRPVVRGGDAARRTLALHRRLLRTLRNAEWPPLADLESSGILRLLLHELGRANEEFLPRADTHATVSERQVNQAVRWLSLQYAQPVSIEQLAKSLGYHRTHLSKIFKKQIGMSPMQFLMQIRLEQAKSLLDSHWTVEQVASSVGFADPLYFSKQFRKKYGVSPTEYRLRAKS; encoded by the coding sequence ATGATTCCGGAGCATTACAGTTACGAAAGCTACATCAACCCCGGCCGGGGAAAGAGCGAAATCACCGTATTATTCAGCGGCGACGGTCGTCCGGTAGGCGGACACAAGATCGGCCCCGCCGTGCATAAATACTTTTTGTTACATACCGTAAGAAGCGGCTCCGGCTATTTCGAGCAGGCGGGGAAGCGTTATAAATGTAGCACGGGCGACACGTTCGTCATTTTCCCGGGCGAGCTGTTCAGCTACGAAGCCGACGCCGAACAGCCGTGGCATTACGTCTGGGCGGCGTTCCGCGGACATCTGGCGGCCGCGACGCTGCAGCAGCTCGGCATTACGCCGGATCGGCCCGTCGTGCGCGGCGGAGACGCCGCCCGCCGAACTCTCGCGCTGCACCGCCGCTTGCTCCGCACGCTGCGGAACGCGGAGTGGCCGCCGCTTGCCGATTTGGAATCCAGCGGCATCCTGCGGCTGCTCCTCCACGAGCTCGGCCGCGCGAACGAGGAATTTTTGCCCCGCGCGGACACGCACGCGACCGTATCCGAACGGCAGGTCAATCAAGCGGTGCGCTGGCTGTCGCTGCAGTATGCCCAGCCGGTGTCGATCGAGCAGCTCGCGAAATCGCTCGGCTACCACCGAACGCATTTGTCGAAAATTTTTAAAAAGCAGATCGGCATGTCGCCGATGCAGTTTCTCATGCAAATTCGGCTCGAGCAGGCCAAGTCGCTGCTGGACAGCCACTGGACGGTCGAACAGGTCGCCTCCTCGGTCGGGTTCGCCGATCCGCTGTATTTTTCCAAACAATTTCGGAAAAAGTACGGCGTATCCCCTACCGAATACCGGCTCCGCGCCAAGTCATGA
- a CDS encoding efflux RND transporter permease subunit, protein MRGIIRFSLNNRFALLIMTVIVSAAGLIAGLNMKQETLPNLEVPYLQVTAVYPGAAPEEIVERVTAPAEQRLRHLPGVLTVNSSSMENVSAITIEYDYGQDMERALAEAREALDGLELPSGAQEPEISRISLNAFPVVSLSVADPSGSLEELTDLVENAFVPALEGLKGVADVQIAGQYVQEAVLEFDQEKLASLGLSEETVRGIVQASAVTVPLGLFELGDEERTIVVDGGIRTLDDLRRLPIPAAGPTGMTTVRLADIATVELRGQSESISRTNGSESIGLQIVKAQEANTVDVVNLVKAEAASLQEQYPDLEIVTLLDQGEPIEKSVATMLEKALFGALFAVVIILLFLRNAKSTLIAVVSIPLSLFIGIVLLQQLEITMNMMTLGAMTVAIGRVVDDSIVVIENIYRRMSSKTETLRGKALILDATREMFIPILSSTIVTIAVFVPLAAVTGMVGELFLPFALTMVFALLASLLVAITVVPSMGYAMFKKGLGRAAADGAHGTEEKPGRLALAYKRALRWTLDHKAVSLLVSVALLVGSLFLVPVIGVSFLPEEEQKYAMVTYTPAPGERLEDVAELSLRAESFFLEDERVENLQYSVGGSNPLNPASSESALFYVQYEDDVAAFAEVKDRLPEELAKAVPGEGEWGLMDFSGGIGGAGLSLNVYGESLEDIRAAVESIRTLMEADGRFENVDSSVGETYGQYTLAIDPERLSRYGVTAGQIAMALRPSLERPVLTSIEAEGNTYEVVVATDPVVYDSIEDIENATVPSPLGVPVRIGDVADTVEGESANAVTRQDGRLYASITADIAARDVAGTSAELEEAIAESLELPNGVDVEFGGVTEQMNDTFSQLGLAMAAAVAIVYLVLVVTFGGGLAPFAILLSLPFAVIGALLALLAAGETISVSAMMGALMLIGIVVTNAIVLIDRVIHKEKEGWSTREALLEAGATRLRPILMTALATIGALLPLAFGNEGSGIISKGLGVAVIGGLASSTLLTLVVVPIAYELLMKLRRNGIEESI, encoded by the coding sequence ATGCGCGGGATTATCCGATTTTCGTTAAACAATCGCTTCGCCTTGCTGATCATGACCGTCATCGTGTCGGCCGCCGGCTTGATCGCAGGCCTCAATATGAAGCAAGAGACGCTTCCGAATTTGGAAGTGCCTTATCTCCAAGTTACCGCCGTGTACCCGGGCGCGGCTCCGGAGGAGATCGTCGAGCGCGTAACTGCTCCCGCCGAGCAGCGGCTGCGGCATCTGCCGGGCGTACTGACGGTGAACTCGTCCTCGATGGAGAACGTATCGGCCATCACCATCGAATACGACTACGGACAAGATATGGAGCGGGCGCTCGCCGAAGCGCGGGAAGCGCTGGACGGACTCGAGCTGCCGAGCGGGGCGCAGGAGCCCGAAATTTCGCGGATCAGCCTGAACGCGTTCCCCGTCGTCTCGCTCAGCGTCGCGGACCCGAGCGGATCGCTCGAGGAGCTGACCGATCTCGTCGAGAACGCGTTCGTCCCTGCGTTGGAAGGGCTCAAGGGCGTCGCCGACGTCCAAATCGCGGGACAGTACGTTCAAGAGGCGGTCCTCGAATTCGATCAAGAGAAGCTGGCGTCGCTCGGCCTGTCCGAGGAGACGGTGCGCGGCATCGTACAGGCGTCAGCGGTGACGGTTCCGCTCGGATTGTTCGAGCTGGGCGACGAGGAGCGGACGATCGTCGTCGACGGCGGCATCCGCACGTTGGACGACCTGCGCCGCCTGCCGATCCCGGCCGCCGGCCCGACGGGCATGACGACCGTGCGGCTTGCGGATATCGCCACTGTGGAATTGCGGGGACAATCCGAATCGATCTCGCGCACGAACGGCAGCGAATCGATCGGCCTGCAAATCGTAAAAGCGCAGGAAGCGAACACGGTCGACGTCGTCAATCTTGTGAAGGCGGAGGCTGCCTCGCTGCAGGAACAGTACCCCGACCTCGAAATCGTGACGCTGCTCGACCAAGGGGAGCCGATCGAGAAGTCGGTGGCCACGATGCTGGAGAAAGCGCTGTTCGGCGCCTTGTTCGCGGTCGTCATCATCCTGCTGTTTCTCCGCAACGCCAAATCGACCCTGATCGCCGTCGTGTCGATCCCGCTGTCGCTGTTCATCGGCATTGTGCTGCTGCAGCAGCTCGAGATCACGATGAACATGATGACGCTCGGCGCCATGACGGTCGCCATCGGCCGCGTCGTCGACGACTCGATCGTCGTCATCGAGAACATTTACCGCCGAATGTCTTCGAAGACCGAGACGCTGCGGGGCAAGGCGCTCATTCTGGACGCGACGCGCGAAATGTTCATCCCGATCCTCTCGTCGACGATCGTCACGATCGCCGTGTTCGTGCCGCTCGCGGCCGTCACCGGCATGGTCGGCGAGCTGTTCTTGCCGTTCGCGCTCACGATGGTGTTCGCGCTGCTGGCTTCGCTGCTCGTCGCGATCACGGTCGTTCCGTCCATGGGCTACGCCATGTTCAAGAAAGGGCTCGGACGCGCGGCCGCCGACGGCGCGCACGGGACGGAGGAAAAACCCGGACGGCTGGCGCTCGCCTACAAACGGGCGCTCCGGTGGACGTTGGACCATAAAGCGGTGTCGCTGCTCGTCTCGGTCGCGCTCCTCGTCGGCAGCTTGTTCCTCGTGCCCGTCATCGGCGTCAGCTTCCTGCCGGAGGAAGAGCAGAAATACGCCATGGTCACGTATACGCCCGCGCCCGGCGAACGGCTGGAAGACGTCGCGGAGCTGTCGCTTCGGGCGGAATCGTTCTTCCTCGAGGACGAGCGGGTGGAGAACCTGCAATATTCCGTCGGCGGCTCCAATCCGCTGAACCCGGCCTCGTCGGAATCGGCCTTGTTCTACGTTCAATATGAGGACGACGTGGCGGCGTTCGCCGAAGTGAAGGACCGACTGCCCGAAGAGCTGGCGAAAGCCGTTCCCGGAGAAGGCGAATGGGGCTTGATGGACTTCTCGGGCGGCATCGGCGGCGCGGGGCTGTCCCTCAACGTGTACGGAGAATCGCTGGAAGACATCCGCGCCGCCGTCGAGAGCATCCGCACGTTGATGGAGGCGGACGGCCGGTTCGAGAACGTCGACAGCAGCGTCGGCGAAACGTACGGACAATACACGCTCGCGATCGATCCGGAGCGGCTGAGCCGGTACGGCGTAACGGCCGGCCAAATCGCGATGGCGCTCAGACCTTCCCTGGAACGGCCGGTGCTGACGAGCATCGAAGCCGAAGGAAACACGTACGAGGTCGTCGTCGCGACGGATCCGGTCGTCTACGATTCGATCGAAGACATCGAAAACGCGACCGTTCCGTCCCCGCTCGGCGTCCCGGTGCGGATCGGGGACGTCGCCGACACGGTCGAAGGCGAATCCGCGAACGCCGTGACGCGTCAAGACGGCAGGCTGTACGCATCGATTACCGCCGACATTGCGGCGAGAGACGTCGCGGGGACGTCCGCCGAGCTCGAGGAGGCGATCGCCGAAAGCCTCGAGCTTCCGAACGGCGTCGACGTCGAATTCGGAGGCGTGACGGAGCAAATGAACGATACGTTCTCCCAGCTCGGTCTCGCGATGGCGGCGGCCGTCGCCATCGTCTACTTGGTGCTCGTCGTCACGTTCGGCGGCGGACTCGCGCCGTTCGCGATTTTGCTCTCGCTGCCGTTCGCGGTCATCGGCGCCTTGCTGGCGCTGCTCGCCGCGGGCGAAACGATCAGCGTCTCGGCGATGATGGGCGCGCTGATGCTGATCGGCATCGTCGTCACGAACGCCATCGTGCTGATCGACCGGGTTATTCACAAAGAGAAGGAAGGATGGTCGACGCGGGAAGCGCTGCTCGAAGCCGGCGCGACAAGGCTGCGGCCGATTTTAATGACGGCGCTGGCGACGATCGGAGCCCTCCTGCCGCTCGCCTTCGGCAATGAAGGCTCCGGCATCATTTCCAAAGGGCTCGGGGTCGCGGTGATCGGCGGGTTGGCGAGCTCCACCTTGCTGACGCTCGTCGTCGTGCCGATCGCCTACGAACTGCTGATGAAGCTGCGCAGGAACGGAATCGAAGAATCCATCTAA
- a CDS encoding TetR/AcrR family transcriptional regulator, giving the protein MNDKKQLILEAALRLFAAKGFHSTSIQDIVEEVGIAKGSVYLHFKSKEDILVSAIKHMVSGMIEEIGNADAGEQLTPKEKLVRKLERQFEFSLKHKAFIFMLMDEGLVHVNEEMKTYLYDLRKRSVRWAEADIVSVYGDRVGPYALDAAAVLQAMTSHYTGILMLDDSGLDLRALARFIADRLNDAVEGMLAQGRPPLLSERSLFGEAGGQPYGAAEERFRYEALFREARGAVQRSGLDDDERRKWDSYLIVLEHELRKPQADEPVVGGLLAHLRGSDIEGVAALAHRLSQERAEG; this is encoded by the coding sequence ATGAACGACAAAAAGCAGCTCATTCTGGAGGCGGCATTGCGGCTGTTCGCCGCGAAGGGCTTCCATTCGACGTCCATTCAAGACATCGTCGAAGAAGTCGGCATCGCCAAAGGCTCGGTGTACCTTCACTTCAAGTCGAAGGAAGATATTCTCGTTTCCGCTATCAAGCATATGGTGTCCGGCATGATCGAGGAGATAGGGAACGCAGACGCCGGCGAACAGTTGACGCCGAAGGAAAAACTCGTCCGCAAGCTGGAGCGCCAGTTCGAATTCAGCCTCAAGCATAAAGCGTTCATCTTCATGCTCATGGACGAAGGCTTGGTGCACGTTAACGAGGAGATGAAGACCTATCTTTATGATTTGCGGAAACGGTCGGTGAGATGGGCGGAGGCGGATATCGTCTCGGTCTACGGAGACCGCGTCGGACCGTACGCGCTCGATGCGGCCGCCGTTCTGCAGGCGATGACTTCGCATTATACCGGCATCCTGATGTTGGACGACAGCGGGCTCGACCTTCGCGCGCTCGCCCGGTTTATCGCCGACCGGCTGAACGACGCCGTCGAAGGGATGCTGGCGCAAGGCCGCCCTCCGTTGCTAAGCGAACGCTCGCTGTTCGGCGAAGCCGGAGGGCAGCCTTACGGCGCCGCCGAGGAGCGGTTCCGCTACGAGGCATTGTTTCGCGAAGCCCGCGGAGCGGTGCAGCGCTCCGGCTTGGACGATGACGAGCGGCGGAAATGGGACAGTTATTTGATCGTATTGGAACACGAGCTGCGCAAACCGCAGGCGGACGAGCCGGTCGTCGGAGGTTTGCTCGCGCATCTGCGCGGCTCGGACATCGAAGGCGTGGCCGCGCTCGCGCATCGGCTGTCGCAGGAACGTGCGGAAGGTTGA
- a CDS encoding FAD-dependent oxidoreductase, with translation MYDIAIIGAGPAGASAAIYTAKAGKKTLVIDSDKGVTKRAWFENFYGIKEIDGPSLVDIGIEQLKKFGAEYVQDEATDAAKTEEGFSITTAGGQTYQAKHVILATGFSVELGQKLGAAVKDGTEPRVKSIFDVDAQGRTSVPGVWAAGTAAGVSVHGIITAGDGAKVAINLISELNGERYVDHDVMKPKE, from the coding sequence ATGTACGACATCGCCATTATCGGAGCCGGACCGGCCGGCGCTAGCGCAGCCATCTACACCGCGAAAGCGGGCAAGAAAACGCTCGTCATCGACAGCGACAAAGGCGTAACGAAGCGCGCTTGGTTCGAAAACTTCTACGGCATCAAAGAAATCGACGGACCTTCCCTTGTGGACATCGGCATCGAGCAGCTGAAGAAGTTCGGCGCGGAATACGTCCAAGACGAGGCGACGGACGCCGCGAAGACGGAGGAAGGCTTCTCGATTACGACGGCCGGCGGCCAGACGTATCAAGCGAAGCACGTCATCCTCGCGACCGGCTTCTCCGTCGAGCTCGGCCAGAAGCTGGGCGCCGCGGTGAAAGACGGCACGGAGCCGCGCGTGAAGTCGATTTTCGACGTAGACGCGCAAGGCCGCACGAGCGTCCCGGGCGTATGGGCCGCAGGCACGGCAGCCGGCGTCAGCGTGCACGGCATCATTACGGCGGGCGACGGCGCGAAGGTCGCCATTAATTTAATCAGCGAGCTGAACGGCGAACGCTACGTCGATCACGACGTTATGAAGCCGAAGGAATAA
- a CDS encoding ABC transporter ATP-binding protein, with product MNEREVRTGAVGRRLLAYLLLFKRQVALALFILVLGLGAQLSVPIVTKTIIDDHLLAIRSDWREMRPEAVPEGVRSVPFRGLAYVREDWLPAGVELDGAARAGIDTSGDGFVLDSPAAGRVPLTGEEVAAFYRHDAAPIAGLVALIVGLTLAGGALTYVQSFLLQSSAQRIVQRMRMDLFRHLHRLPVSYFDKTPVGQIVSRVANDTENIKELYISFTATFVVSGLNIIGVFAALLFLEWRLALLCALILPMFALIMYVHLKFSKKYVQVIRARLAEMNATLNELIHVMPIIQAFRREESVKAEFGRLNEDRYRHQVIQFRIFALSGRNIVYFVARVLTAVILWYFGSRSLESAISFGVLYAFVDYLGRIYEPIVGIFDQMTNAQRAFVSAERVFALMDLDGAEADEGAEAPRPEGRVSFENVTFAYVAGENVLKGISFEAKRGETIALVGHTGSGKSSIMNLLLGFYEPTGGTIRIDGVDIRELSKQSLRRHMGIVLQDPFLFTGDIRFNVSLYNGAIDDAGVERALREVGAEAFVSRLPQRMREPVVERGATLSAGERQLISFARALAFDPAILILDEATASIDSETEQAIQRALEVLRHGRTTFVIAHRLSTIRDADRILVLHRGVIEERGTHDELMALRGRYYRMYMLQNADHAPSGAAK from the coding sequence ATGAACGAACGGGAAGTGCGGACCGGCGCCGTCGGCCGCCGGCTGCTCGCTTATTTGCTGCTATTCAAGCGCCAGGTCGCGCTGGCGCTGTTCATTTTGGTGCTGGGTCTCGGCGCCCAGCTGTCGGTGCCGATCGTGACGAAGACGATCATCGACGACCATTTGCTCGCCATCCGGTCCGATTGGCGCGAGATGCGGCCCGAGGCGGTGCCGGAAGGAGTGCGCTCCGTCCCGTTCCGGGGGCTCGCCTACGTGCGCGAGGACTGGCTGCCGGCCGGCGTCGAACTGGACGGCGCGGCGCGGGCCGGCATCGACACGTCGGGCGACGGCTTCGTGCTGGACAGTCCCGCCGCGGGGCGGGTGCCGCTGACCGGGGAAGAGGTCGCGGCGTTCTACCGGCACGACGCCGCGCCGATCGCCGGCCTTGTGGCGTTGATCGTCGGGCTGACCCTCGCGGGAGGCGCGCTGACGTACGTGCAGAGTTTCCTGCTGCAGTCGTCGGCGCAGCGCATCGTGCAGCGAATGCGGATGGATTTGTTCCGGCATCTGCACCGGCTGCCCGTGTCGTATTTCGACAAGACGCCCGTCGGGCAGATCGTCTCGCGCGTCGCCAACGATACGGAAAATATTAAGGAGCTGTACATCAGCTTCACCGCCACGTTCGTCGTCAGCGGGCTGAACATTATCGGGGTGTTCGCCGCGCTGCTGTTTCTGGAATGGAGGCTCGCGCTGCTGTGCGCGCTCATTTTGCCGATGTTCGCGCTCATCATGTACGTTCATTTGAAATTTTCGAAGAAATACGTGCAGGTCATTCGCGCCCGCCTCGCGGAAATGAACGCGACGCTGAACGAGCTGATCCACGTGATGCCGATCATCCAAGCGTTCCGCCGGGAAGAGTCGGTGAAGGCGGAATTCGGCCGGCTGAACGAGGACCGGTATCGCCACCAAGTGATCCAGTTCCGCATCTTCGCGCTGTCGGGGCGCAATATCGTCTATTTCGTGGCGCGGGTGCTGACGGCGGTCATTTTGTGGTATTTCGGCAGCCGCTCGCTCGAGTCCGCCATTTCGTTCGGTGTGCTGTACGCATTCGTAGATTACTTGGGACGCATTTACGAGCCGATCGTCGGCATCTTCGACCAAATGACGAACGCGCAGCGCGCCTTCGTCTCGGCGGAGCGGGTGTTCGCGCTGATGGATCTCGACGGGGCTGAGGCGGACGAAGGGGCGGAGGCGCCGCGTCCGGAGGGGCGCGTCTCGTTCGAGAACGTCACGTTCGCGTACGTCGCGGGGGAGAACGTGCTGAAAGGCATTTCGTTCGAGGCGAAACGAGGCGAAACGATCGCCCTCGTCGGCCATACCGGCTCGGGCAAAAGCTCGATCATGAACCTGCTGCTCGGCTTCTACGAGCCGACGGGCGGCACGATCCGGATCGACGGCGTCGACATCCGGGAGCTGTCGAAGCAGTCTCTGCGCCGGCACATGGGAATCGTGCTGCAGGATCCGTTCTTGTTCACCGGCGATATCCGCTTCAACGTGTCGCTGTACAACGGCGCGATCGACGACGCCGGCGTCGAGCGGGCGCTGCGCGAGGTCGGCGCCGAAGCGTTCGTCTCCCGGCTGCCGCAGCGGATGCGCGAGCCGGTCGTGGAGCGGGGCGCGACGCTGTCCGCGGGGGAGCGGCAGCTCATTTCCTTCGCCCGGGCGCTCGCGTTCGATCCGGCGATTTTGATCTTGGACGAAGCGACCGCCAGCATCGACAGCGAGACGGAGCAGGCGATCCAGCGCGCGCTCGAGGTGCTGCGGCACGGCCGGACGACGTTCGTCATCGCGCATCGGCTGTCGACCATTCGCGATGCCGACCGTATTCTTGTGCTCCATCGCGGCGTCATCGAGGAGCGCGGCACGCACGACGAGCTGATGGCGCTGCGAGGCCGGTATTACCGGATGTATATGCTGCAGAACGCGGACCACGCCCCGAGCGGCGCCGCGAAGTGA